The proteins below come from a single Mustela nigripes isolate SB6536 chromosome 14, MUSNIG.SB6536, whole genome shotgun sequence genomic window:
- the B3GALT6 gene encoding beta-1,3-galactosyltransferase 6 has product MKLLRRAWRHRTALGLGGLALCGAGLLSLPRAPPDAPALPPGRSPPAAEPARAAAFLAVLVASAPRAAERRSVVRGTWLAAARRGGPGDVWARFAVGTAGLGAEERRALEREQARHGDLLLLPALRDAYENLTAKVLAMLAWLDEHVAFEFVLKADDDSFARLDALLAELRAREPARRRRLYWGFFSGRGRVKPGGRWREAAWQLCDYYLPYALGGGYVLSADLVHYLRLSREYLRAWHSEDVSLGAWLAPVDVQREHDPRFDTEYKSRGCSNQYLVTHKQSLEDMLEKHQTLAREGRLCKQEVQLRLSYVYDWSAPPSQCCQRKEGIP; this is encoded by the coding sequence ATGAAGCTGCTGCGGCGCGCGTGGCGGCACCGGACGGCGCTGGGCCTGGGCGGCCTGGCGCTCTGCGGCGCggggctgctctccctgccccgcgccccccccgacgcccccgccctgccccccggCCGCAGCCCCCCGGCCGCCGAGCCCGCGCGCGCCGCCGCCTTCCTGGCCGTGCTGGTGGCCAGCGCGCCGCGGGCGGCCGAGCGGCGCAGCGTGGTCCGCGGCACGTGGCTggcggcggcgcggcgcggcggccCGGGCGACGTGTGGGCGCGCTTCGCGGTGGGCACGGCCGGCCTGGGCGCGGAGGAGCGGCGCGCCCTGGAGCGCGAGCAGGCGCGGCACGGCgacctgctgctgctgcccgCGCTGCGCGACGCGTACGAGAACCTCACGGCCAAGGTGCTGGCCATGCTGGCCTGGCTGGACGAGCACGTGGCCTTCGAGTTCGTGCTCAAGGCGGACGACGACTCGTTCGCGCGGCTGGACGCGCTGCTGGCCGAGCTGCGGGCGCGGGAGCCCGCGCGTCGCCGCCGCCTCTACTGGGGCTTCTTCTCGGGCCGCGGCCGCGTCAAGCCGGGGGGCCGCTGGCGCGAGGCCGCCTGGCAGCTGTGTGACTACTACCTGCCCTACGCGCTGGGCGGCGGCTACGTGCTCTCGGCCGACCTGGTGCACTACCTGCGCCTCAGCCGGGAGTACCTGCGCGCGTGGCACAGCGAGGACGTGTCGCTGGGCGCCTGGCTGGCGCCGGTGGACGTCCAGCGCGAGCACGACCCGCGCTTCGACACCGAGTACAAGTCCCGCGGCTGCAGCAACCAGTACCTGGTGACGCACAAGCAGAGCCTGGAGGACATGCTGGAGAAGCACCAGACGCTGGCGCGGGAGGGCCGCCTGTGCAAGCAGGAGGTGCAGCTGCGCCTGTCCTACGTCTACGACTGGTCGGCGCCGCCGTCGCAGTGCTGCCAGAGGAAGGAGGGCATCCCCTGA
- the SDF4 gene encoding 45 kDa calcium-binding protein isoform X2, producing MARGRVPLSGLAPHCLWLLGVILLMDVSARPANHSSARERAGNKDEPELLPPDHLNGVKLEMDGHLNKDFHQEVFLGKDMDGFEEDAEPRRSRRKLMVLFSKVDVNTDRRISAKEMQRWIMEKTAEHFQEAVEESKVHFQAVDPDGDAQEVLENLKDRWYQADSPPPDLLLTEDEFLSFLHPEHSRGMLKFMAKEIVRDLDQDGDKQLSLPEFISLPVGTVENQQGQDIDDSWVRDRKKEFEELIDANHDGIVTMAELEDYMDPMNEYNALNEAKQMIAIADENQNQHLEPEEVLKYSEFFTGSKLMDYARNVHEEF from the exons ATGGCGCGCGGGCGGGTCCCCCTCAGCGGCCTGGCTCCTCACTGCCTCTGGCTCTTGGGGGTCATCCTTCTGATGGATGTGTCTGCGCGGCCTGCCAACCACTCCTCTGCTCGGGAGAGAGCCGGCAACAAGGATGAGCCTGAGCTCCTGCCCCCGGACCACCTGAACGGGGTGAAGCTGGAGATGGACGGGCACCTCAACAAGGACTTCCATCAGGAGGTCTTCCTGGGGAAGGACATGGACGGGTTTGAGGAGGATGCAGAGCCGCGGAGGAGCAGGAGAAAGCTGATGGTCCTCTTCTCCAA GGTGGACGTGAACACGGACCGGAGGATCAGTGCCAAGGAGATGCAGCGCTGGATCATGGAGAAGACGGCGGAGCACTTCCAGGAGGCCGTGGAGGAGAGCAAGGTGCACTTCCAGGCCGTGGACCCCGATGGCGACG CACAGGAAGTGCTGGAGAACCTCAAGGACCGCTGGTACCAGGCGGACAGCCCCCCCCCGGATCTGCTTCTGACCGAGGACGAGTTCCTGTCCTTCCTGCATCCTGAGCACAGCCGCGGCATGCTCAAGTTCATGGCCAAGGAGATCGTCCGAGACCTGG ACCAGGACGGCGACAAGCAGCTCTCCCTGCCCGAGTTCATCTCTCTGCCCGTCGGCACAGTGGAGAACCAGCAGGGCCAGGACATCGATGACAGTTGGGTCAGAGACCGAAAAAAAGAGTTTGAGGAACTGATCGACGCCAACCATGATGGGATCGTGACCATGGCTGAGCTGGAG GACTACATGGACCCTATGAACGAGTACAACGCCCTGAACGAGGCCAAGCAGATGATCGCCATCGCGGACGAGAACCAGAACCAGCACCTGGAGCCCGAGGAGGTGCTCAAGTACAGCGAGTTTTTCACGGGCAGCAAGCTGATGGACTACGCCCGCAACGTGCACGAGGAGTTCTGA
- the SDF4 gene encoding 45 kDa calcium-binding protein isoform X1 encodes MARGRVPLSGLAPHCLWLLGVILLMDVSARPANHSSARERAGNKDEPELLPPDHLNGVKLEMDGHLNKDFHQEVFLGKDMDGFEEDAEPRRSRRKLMVLFSKVDVNTDRRISAKEMQRWIMEKTAEHFQEAVEESKVHFQAVDPDGDGHVSWDEYRVKFLVSKGHSEQEVMEKLRSGEELKVGEETQEVLENLKDRWYQADSPPPDLLLTEDEFLSFLHPEHSRGMLKFMAKEIVRDLDQDGDKQLSLPEFISLPVGTVENQQGQDIDDSWVRDRKKEFEELIDANHDGIVTMAELEDYMDPMNEYNALNEAKQMIAIADENQNQHLEPEEVLKYSEFFTGSKLMDYARNVHEEF; translated from the exons ATGGCGCGCGGGCGGGTCCCCCTCAGCGGCCTGGCTCCTCACTGCCTCTGGCTCTTGGGGGTCATCCTTCTGATGGATGTGTCTGCGCGGCCTGCCAACCACTCCTCTGCTCGGGAGAGAGCCGGCAACAAGGATGAGCCTGAGCTCCTGCCCCCGGACCACCTGAACGGGGTGAAGCTGGAGATGGACGGGCACCTCAACAAGGACTTCCATCAGGAGGTCTTCCTGGGGAAGGACATGGACGGGTTTGAGGAGGATGCAGAGCCGCGGAGGAGCAGGAGAAAGCTGATGGTCCTCTTCTCCAA GGTGGACGTGAACACGGACCGGAGGATCAGTGCCAAGGAGATGCAGCGCTGGATCATGGAGAAGACGGCGGAGCACTTCCAGGAGGCCGTGGAGGAGAGCAAGGTGCACTTCCAGGCCGTGGACCCCGATGGCGACG GCCACGTGTCATGGGACGAGTACAGGGTGAAGTTTCTGGTGAGCAAAGGCCACAGCGAGCAGGAAGTCATGGAGAAGCTGAGGAGCGGGGAGGAGCTGAAAGTCGGCGAGGAGA CACAGGAAGTGCTGGAGAACCTCAAGGACCGCTGGTACCAGGCGGACAGCCCCCCCCCGGATCTGCTTCTGACCGAGGACGAGTTCCTGTCCTTCCTGCATCCTGAGCACAGCCGCGGCATGCTCAAGTTCATGGCCAAGGAGATCGTCCGAGACCTGG ACCAGGACGGCGACAAGCAGCTCTCCCTGCCCGAGTTCATCTCTCTGCCCGTCGGCACAGTGGAGAACCAGCAGGGCCAGGACATCGATGACAGTTGGGTCAGAGACCGAAAAAAAGAGTTTGAGGAACTGATCGACGCCAACCATGATGGGATCGTGACCATGGCTGAGCTGGAG GACTACATGGACCCTATGAACGAGTACAACGCCCTGAACGAGGCCAAGCAGATGATCGCCATCGCGGACGAGAACCAGAACCAGCACCTGGAGCCCGAGGAGGTGCTCAAGTACAGCGAGTTTTTCACGGGCAGCAAGCTGATGGACTACGCCCGCAACGTGCACGAGGAGTTCTGA